A window of Proteobacteria bacterium CG1_02_64_396 genomic DNA:
CGGCGATGAAACCGTCCAGGCTGGTGGCGATGTAAAGGATGACCTTGCGCATGGGGGCTCCGGGCATGAACGGGGGGGGCGGGGGATGCGCTGCGCTTATCCACCTTACCGACCTTACCGCAAAGGGTCGTGGGGTGGATAAGCGTGCATCCACCTTTTCTCCTACACCTCGATCTTGTAATTCAAGGCGATCTCGTCGCCGTGCATCCCCCGAAACCCCCAATTGTGGGCCGGAGCCTCTTGGATACAGATCTCAAGATCGACCGGAGCAATCCCCAAGTCGGCCTGACAACGCTCGAAGAGCAACCGGATCAGACGTTTTTTCGCCGCCACCGAGCGCCCCTCGATCATCGTGATTTCGACGATGGTGTAGGCCTCGCTACGCCCGCCAGGCATGTAGAAGTCTTCGGGATCGAGGGGGAAGAAGCGGTGGGCCCGTTTGTCGCGGGGGAACGACAGCGCCAGGCAAACGCAGTCGTGTAGGGTGTCGGACAGACGAGCTTTGATCGGATCGAGATGGGATCTCAATCCGTAGATTTTGACTTGGGACATAACCATGACCTTTTGAAACACGGGAACGCAGAAACGGCAACGGACAAGGGGAGTCCCTTGCGCCATCGGCCGCTGAGCGGTTCTTGGTGTTTGCGGGGGGTCGTCATGGTTTGTGCTCCCGTAGGAGGCCCGTCATCGGGCCGATGCCTTTTGGTACGAAGGAGCAAAGGCTATCGCGGCGAGGGCGCCGCTCCTACCAAAACCAACCCTTCCACTACCGCCCCCCCCCGAATTTCCAAAAAAAAGGGGGGCCATGTGGCCCCCCTTGGGTGTGAAAAGACGATGGCATCGGCAACGGCCTGTCCGCCGTCGAGCCCCCCAACTGGACTTACAGATTGCGCTCCCCCTGCAAGCCATCGGCTCCGCTTGGGCTGCCGAGACCGTCCAAGCCGCCCGAACCGGGAGTGCCGATGAAAAAGAGATTGCCCGTAAGGGTGGGGGACGACCCCGGCTGCATGTAGATGCCGAAGGAGTTGCCGCCGCCTCCCCCCCCACCGCTGCCGCCATCTCCCCCCTTGCCGCCGCCACCCCCAACACACGCCGTTAATGAAAGAAGCGAAAGCAGAAATAGAATTATTTTGCAACCACGATCATCTAATTCGCCCTCATGTAGCGTTGTGCCAACACCAAGAAAAAAACATGAGTTGGAGAATAAATTTTGCGCCTTTGTAGGCTCAATAGATCGAGGTCACAGGGGGGGATTGTTGCGCGATACGGATATTCGGCGCGGTTCATGGCTATCGGGAGGCAGTAAAAAATACTGCGCCGATGGGAACTTGAGATGTAAACGCAGAGGCTGCAACCAACCGGACCTTCATCACCGGGCAAAGAAATAAAAGTACAATCC
This region includes:
- a CDS encoding tautomerase family protein: MSQVKIYGLRSHLDPIKARLSDTLHDCVCLALSFPRDKRAHRFFPLDPEDFYMPGGRSEAYTIVEITMIEGRSVAAKKRLIRLLFERCQADLGIAPVDLEICIQEAPAHNWGFRGMHGDEIALNYKIEV